A window of the Phragmites australis chromosome 20, lpPhrAust1.1, whole genome shotgun sequence genome harbors these coding sequences:
- the LOC133902432 gene encoding protein RDM16-like isoform X1 yields MDRHRSSRRARDDDGHHRSRDREDDRHRHHHKRDGGDDDDRRRHHRDKDDRRSHRHRDDDDDRHRSRRSLSPSESPQPSAKRDRSSSRPRESVERRDSADREPPSSRKRKGHDGGGGGGDEADREGGKRARASVDPPPPKEERPRRERRRFEDVDANGKDGDERGKGGKDASSYDQKNGQLRVNGDSQRGAGPNAGSQQPLNATPVVVVPSSVPVLSKVSSIITNNENEGVSIRSDEVTGKSSTDGSATSAAGNSSSLSLDALAKAKKALQLKKELSEKLKKLPMLNNKLGTSITDTQVSKKEETKTSVSAVEAQPVSKGEATTNLPTSSVSGTQATAGAIGIPGLANISNLDAVKRAQELAAKMGFRQDPQFAPLINLFPGSSTELTVPQRPAKAPVLRLDAQGREIDEHGNVISMTKPMNLSTLKVNINKQKKEAFQIIKPDLDSLAKSSAHFDERMGINQNKLLRPKRPGFQFIEEGKLSRQAELQRIKSQFGEAQAKELKVKQAQLAKAKAEVDMNPNLIEVAPGVRAPKQKQKEEIPDIEPWDARILLSVTYEDISVEKLNMDRITIYVEHPEPYDPPAEPAPPPPQPLKLTKKEQKKLRTQRRLAKEKDRQEMIRQGLLEPPKPKVKMSNLMKVLGSEAVQDPTRLEMEIRTAAAEREQAHVDRNIARKLTPSERREKKERKLFDDPNSTVETIVCVYKIRDLSHPQTRFKVDVNAQENRLTGAAVITDGISVVVVEGGKKSIKRYSKLMLNRIDWAAAVGGEDDADEEPDKLVNSCVLVWQGSVAKSTFHRFTVHNCRSEAAAKKVFIDASVPHYWDMAVNFSEDSS; encoded by the exons CgacgaccgccgccgccaccaccgcgaCAAAGACGACCGCCGCAGCCACCGCCaccgcgacgacgacgacgaccgccACCGCAGCCGGCGGTCCTTGTCGCCGTCGGAGTCCCCGCAGCCCTCGGCGAAGCGGGACCGCTCGTCGAGCCGCCCGCGGGAGTCCGTTGAGCGCCGGGACTCTGCCGACCGCGAGCCACCGTCGTCGCGGAAGCGGAAGGGCcacgatggcggcggcggcgggggtgaCGAGGCCGACCGCGAAGGGGGCAAGCGGGCCAGGGCTTCCGTGGACCCGCCTCCGCCCAAGGAGGAGAGACCCAGGCGGGAGCGCCGGAGGTTTGAGGATGTTGATGCGAATGGAAAGGATGGTGATGAGAGGGGCAAGGGGGGTAAGGATGCCTCATCCTATGACCAGAAGAATGGGCAGTTAAGAGTTAATGGTGATTCACAGAGGGGTGCTGGGCCTAAT GCTGGCTCTCAGCAACCGCTCAATGCCACACCTGTTGTTGTGGTGCCATCTTCTGTTCCTGTTCTTTCAAAGGTATCTTCGATTATTACCAACAATGAAAATGAGGGAGTTAGTATTAGATCTGATGAGGTTACTGGAAAATCTAGTACAGATGGAAGTGCAACCTCAGCTGCTGGCAACAGTAGTAGCCTATCTCTTGATGCTTTAGCCAAAGCAAAAAAAGCTTTGCAACTGAAGAAGGAACTTTCAGAAAAACTCAAGAAATTACCCATG CTTAATAATAAACTTGGTACTAGTATTACTGATACACAAGTTTCtaagaaagaagaaacaaaaacttCTGTATCAGCTGTAGAAGCTCAGCCCGTTTCTAAAGGAGAAGCAACAACTAATCTGCCCACTAGTAGTGTCTCTGGGACGCAGGCCACAGCTGGTGCGATTGGTATTCCAGGTCTGGCTAACATTTCCAATCTGGATGCTGTGAAGAGAGCTCAAGAGCTTGCTGCTAAGATGGGATTCCGCCAAGATCCACAATTTGCTCCCCTCATTAACTTATTTCCTGGCTCATCTACTGAGCTAACAGTGCCTCAAAGACCTGCCAAGGCTCCTGTTCTTCGCCTTGACGCTCAAGGTAGAGAAATTGATGAGCATGGAAATGTTATCAGCATGACAAAGCCAATGAACCTGAGTACTCTGAAG GTCAACATAAACAAGCAAAAGAAGGAAGCTTTTCAAATAATTAAACCGGACTTGGATTCTCTTGCAAAATCAAGTGCTCATTTTGATGAAAGGATGGGCATAAACCAAAACAAGCTCCTCCGCCCTAAAAGGCCAGGATTTCAGTTCATTGAGGAAGGTAAACTCTCTAGGCAGGCTGAATTGCAGAGAATTAAG AGTCAATTTGGCGAAGCACAAGCTAAAGAGCTCAAAGTAAAGCAAGCCCAGCTTGCTAAAGCAAAGGCAGAAGTAGACATGAACCCAAACCTTATTGAAGTTGCTCCTGGTGTGAGGGCTCCAAAGCAAAAGCAGAAGGAAGAAATTCCTGACATTGAGCCATG GGATGCCAGAATTTTACTTTCTGTCACATATGAGGATATCTCTGTGGAGAAGCTTAATATGGACAGGATCACCATATATGTAGAACATCCAGAGCCATACGATCCACCAGCTGAACCTGCACCACCGCCGCCCCAGCCACTGAAGTTAACTAAGAAGGAGCAGAAGAAGCTCAGAACACAGAGGCGCCTTGCTAAGGAAAAAGATAGGCAAGAAATGATTAGGCAAGGCCTCTTGGAGCCACCCAAACCTAAGGTCAAAATGAGCAATCTTATGAAAGTACTAGGCTCTGAAGCTGTGCAAGATCCCACGCGCCTGGAGATGGAAATAAGAACTGCTGCTGCGGAGCGTGAGCAGGCTCATGTTGACCGCAACATTGCCCGCAAGCTCACACCATCTGAGCGCCGTGAGAAGAAAGAGCGGAAGCTTTTTGATGATCCTAACAGCACGGTGGAGACAATAGTCTGTGTTTACAAAATCAGAGACCTGTCCCACCCACAGACACGCTTTAAGGTCGATGTGAATGCACAAGAGAACCGGCTAACTGGTGCAGCAGTGATTACGGATGGTATCAGTGTCGTGGTTGTTGAAGGAGGGAAGAAGTCGATCAAAAGGTACAGTAAGCTCATGCTGAACCGGATAGACTGGGCAGCTGCAGTTGGTGGTGAGGACGATGCTGATGAGGAACCTGACAAGCTGGTGAATAGCTGTGTATTGGTCTGGCAGGGTAGCGTTGCAAAGTCCACCTTCCACAGGTTCACTGTACACAACTGCCGGAGTGAGGCTGCTGCTAAGAAGGTTTTCATAGATGCTTCTGTTCCTCATTACTGGGATATGGCTGTCAATTTTTCAGAAGATTCGTCGTGA
- the LOC133902432 gene encoding protein RDM16-like isoform X2, whose translation MVIHRGVLGLMLALSNRSMPHLLLWCHLLFLFFQSTDGSATSAAGNSSSLSLDALAKAKKALQLKKELSEKLKKLPMLNNKLGTSITDTQVSKKEETKTSVSAVEAQPVSKGEATTNLPTSSVSGTQATAGAIGIPGLANISNLDAVKRAQELAAKMGFRQDPQFAPLINLFPGSSTELTVPQRPAKAPVLRLDAQGREIDEHGNVISMTKPMNLSTLKVNINKQKKEAFQIIKPDLDSLAKSSAHFDERMGINQNKLLRPKRPGFQFIEEGKLSRQAELQRIKSQFGEAQAKELKVKQAQLAKAKAEVDMNPNLIEVAPGVRAPKQKQKEEIPDIEPWDARILLSVTYEDISVEKLNMDRITIYVEHPEPYDPPAEPAPPPPQPLKLTKKEQKKLRTQRRLAKEKDRQEMIRQGLLEPPKPKVKMSNLMKVLGSEAVQDPTRLEMEIRTAAAEREQAHVDRNIARKLTPSERREKKERKLFDDPNSTVETIVCVYKIRDLSHPQTRFKVDVNAQENRLTGAAVITDGISVVVVEGGKKSIKRYSKLMLNRIDWAAAVGGEDDADEEPDKLVNSCVLVWQGSVAKSTFHRFTVHNCRSEAAAKKVFIDASVPHYWDMAVNFSEDSS comes from the exons ATGGTGATTCACAGAGGGGTGCTGGGCCTAAT GCTGGCTCTCAGCAACCGCTCAATGCCACACCTGTTGTTGTGGTGCCATCTTCTGTTCCTGTTCTTTCAAAG TACAGATGGAAGTGCAACCTCAGCTGCTGGCAACAGTAGTAGCCTATCTCTTGATGCTTTAGCCAAAGCAAAAAAAGCTTTGCAACTGAAGAAGGAACTTTCAGAAAAACTCAAGAAATTACCCATG CTTAATAATAAACTTGGTACTAGTATTACTGATACACAAGTTTCtaagaaagaagaaacaaaaacttCTGTATCAGCTGTAGAAGCTCAGCCCGTTTCTAAAGGAGAAGCAACAACTAATCTGCCCACTAGTAGTGTCTCTGGGACGCAGGCCACAGCTGGTGCGATTGGTATTCCAGGTCTGGCTAACATTTCCAATCTGGATGCTGTGAAGAGAGCTCAAGAGCTTGCTGCTAAGATGGGATTCCGCCAAGATCCACAATTTGCTCCCCTCATTAACTTATTTCCTGGCTCATCTACTGAGCTAACAGTGCCTCAAAGACCTGCCAAGGCTCCTGTTCTTCGCCTTGACGCTCAAGGTAGAGAAATTGATGAGCATGGAAATGTTATCAGCATGACAAAGCCAATGAACCTGAGTACTCTGAAG GTCAACATAAACAAGCAAAAGAAGGAAGCTTTTCAAATAATTAAACCGGACTTGGATTCTCTTGCAAAATCAAGTGCTCATTTTGATGAAAGGATGGGCATAAACCAAAACAAGCTCCTCCGCCCTAAAAGGCCAGGATTTCAGTTCATTGAGGAAGGTAAACTCTCTAGGCAGGCTGAATTGCAGAGAATTAAG AGTCAATTTGGCGAAGCACAAGCTAAAGAGCTCAAAGTAAAGCAAGCCCAGCTTGCTAAAGCAAAGGCAGAAGTAGACATGAACCCAAACCTTATTGAAGTTGCTCCTGGTGTGAGGGCTCCAAAGCAAAAGCAGAAGGAAGAAATTCCTGACATTGAGCCATG GGATGCCAGAATTTTACTTTCTGTCACATATGAGGATATCTCTGTGGAGAAGCTTAATATGGACAGGATCACCATATATGTAGAACATCCAGAGCCATACGATCCACCAGCTGAACCTGCACCACCGCCGCCCCAGCCACTGAAGTTAACTAAGAAGGAGCAGAAGAAGCTCAGAACACAGAGGCGCCTTGCTAAGGAAAAAGATAGGCAAGAAATGATTAGGCAAGGCCTCTTGGAGCCACCCAAACCTAAGGTCAAAATGAGCAATCTTATGAAAGTACTAGGCTCTGAAGCTGTGCAAGATCCCACGCGCCTGGAGATGGAAATAAGAACTGCTGCTGCGGAGCGTGAGCAGGCTCATGTTGACCGCAACATTGCCCGCAAGCTCACACCATCTGAGCGCCGTGAGAAGAAAGAGCGGAAGCTTTTTGATGATCCTAACAGCACGGTGGAGACAATAGTCTGTGTTTACAAAATCAGAGACCTGTCCCACCCACAGACACGCTTTAAGGTCGATGTGAATGCACAAGAGAACCGGCTAACTGGTGCAGCAGTGATTACGGATGGTATCAGTGTCGTGGTTGTTGAAGGAGGGAAGAAGTCGATCAAAAGGTACAGTAAGCTCATGCTGAACCGGATAGACTGGGCAGCTGCAGTTGGTGGTGAGGACGATGCTGATGAGGAACCTGACAAGCTGGTGAATAGCTGTGTATTGGTCTGGCAGGGTAGCGTTGCAAAGTCCACCTTCCACAGGTTCACTGTACACAACTGCCGGAGTGAGGCTGCTGCTAAGAAGGTTTTCATAGATGCTTCTGTTCCTCATTACTGGGATATGGCTGTCAATTTTTCAGAAGATTCGTCGTGA
- the LOC133902432 gene encoding protein RDM16-like isoform X3 yields the protein MLNNKLGTSITDTQVSKKEETKTSVSAVEAQPVSKGEATTNLPTSSVSGTQATAGAIGIPGLANISNLDAVKRAQELAAKMGFRQDPQFAPLINLFPGSSTELTVPQRPAKAPVLRLDAQGREIDEHGNVISMTKPMNLSTLKVNINKQKKEAFQIIKPDLDSLAKSSAHFDERMGINQNKLLRPKRPGFQFIEEGKLSRQAELQRIKSQFGEAQAKELKVKQAQLAKAKAEVDMNPNLIEVAPGVRAPKQKQKEEIPDIEPWDARILLSVTYEDISVEKLNMDRITIYVEHPEPYDPPAEPAPPPPQPLKLTKKEQKKLRTQRRLAKEKDRQEMIRQGLLEPPKPKVKMSNLMKVLGSEAVQDPTRLEMEIRTAAAEREQAHVDRNIARKLTPSERREKKERKLFDDPNSTVETIVCVYKIRDLSHPQTRFKVDVNAQENRLTGAAVITDGISVVVVEGGKKSIKRYSKLMLNRIDWAAAVGGEDDADEEPDKLVNSCVLVWQGSVAKSTFHRFTVHNCRSEAAAKKVFIDASVPHYWDMAVNFSEDSS from the exons ATG CTTAATAATAAACTTGGTACTAGTATTACTGATACACAAGTTTCtaagaaagaagaaacaaaaacttCTGTATCAGCTGTAGAAGCTCAGCCCGTTTCTAAAGGAGAAGCAACAACTAATCTGCCCACTAGTAGTGTCTCTGGGACGCAGGCCACAGCTGGTGCGATTGGTATTCCAGGTCTGGCTAACATTTCCAATCTGGATGCTGTGAAGAGAGCTCAAGAGCTTGCTGCTAAGATGGGATTCCGCCAAGATCCACAATTTGCTCCCCTCATTAACTTATTTCCTGGCTCATCTACTGAGCTAACAGTGCCTCAAAGACCTGCCAAGGCTCCTGTTCTTCGCCTTGACGCTCAAGGTAGAGAAATTGATGAGCATGGAAATGTTATCAGCATGACAAAGCCAATGAACCTGAGTACTCTGAAG GTCAACATAAACAAGCAAAAGAAGGAAGCTTTTCAAATAATTAAACCGGACTTGGATTCTCTTGCAAAATCAAGTGCTCATTTTGATGAAAGGATGGGCATAAACCAAAACAAGCTCCTCCGCCCTAAAAGGCCAGGATTTCAGTTCATTGAGGAAGGTAAACTCTCTAGGCAGGCTGAATTGCAGAGAATTAAG AGTCAATTTGGCGAAGCACAAGCTAAAGAGCTCAAAGTAAAGCAAGCCCAGCTTGCTAAAGCAAAGGCAGAAGTAGACATGAACCCAAACCTTATTGAAGTTGCTCCTGGTGTGAGGGCTCCAAAGCAAAAGCAGAAGGAAGAAATTCCTGACATTGAGCCATG GGATGCCAGAATTTTACTTTCTGTCACATATGAGGATATCTCTGTGGAGAAGCTTAATATGGACAGGATCACCATATATGTAGAACATCCAGAGCCATACGATCCACCAGCTGAACCTGCACCACCGCCGCCCCAGCCACTGAAGTTAACTAAGAAGGAGCAGAAGAAGCTCAGAACACAGAGGCGCCTTGCTAAGGAAAAAGATAGGCAAGAAATGATTAGGCAAGGCCTCTTGGAGCCACCCAAACCTAAGGTCAAAATGAGCAATCTTATGAAAGTACTAGGCTCTGAAGCTGTGCAAGATCCCACGCGCCTGGAGATGGAAATAAGAACTGCTGCTGCGGAGCGTGAGCAGGCTCATGTTGACCGCAACATTGCCCGCAAGCTCACACCATCTGAGCGCCGTGAGAAGAAAGAGCGGAAGCTTTTTGATGATCCTAACAGCACGGTGGAGACAATAGTCTGTGTTTACAAAATCAGAGACCTGTCCCACCCACAGACACGCTTTAAGGTCGATGTGAATGCACAAGAGAACCGGCTAACTGGTGCAGCAGTGATTACGGATGGTATCAGTGTCGTGGTTGTTGAAGGAGGGAAGAAGTCGATCAAAAGGTACAGTAAGCTCATGCTGAACCGGATAGACTGGGCAGCTGCAGTTGGTGGTGAGGACGATGCTGATGAGGAACCTGACAAGCTGGTGAATAGCTGTGTATTGGTCTGGCAGGGTAGCGTTGCAAAGTCCACCTTCCACAGGTTCACTGTACACAACTGCCGGAGTGAGGCTGCTGCTAAGAAGGTTTTCATAGATGCTTCTGTTCCTCATTACTGGGATATGGCTGTCAATTTTTCAGAAGATTCGTCGTGA